The following proteins are co-located in the Prionailurus viverrinus isolate Anna chromosome A1, UM_Priviv_1.0, whole genome shotgun sequence genome:
- the MCF2L gene encoding guanine nucleotide exchange factor DBS isoform X1, producing the protein MAAEGASRGAPGGPQRRLWLLPRRRRGTLRRPQPVEVGRGGTTQDAGADEIMHQDITPLCAADIQDQLKKRFAYLSGGRGQDGSPVITFPDYPAFSDVPDKEFQNVMTYLTSIPSLQDAGIGFILVIDRRQDKWTSVKASVLRIAASFPANLQLVLVLRPAGFFQRTLSDLAFKFNRDDFKMKVPVIMLSSVPELHGYIDKSQLTEDLGGTLDYCHTRWLCHRTAIESFALMVKQTAQMLQSFGTELAETELPNDVQSTSSVLCAHTEKKDKAKEDMRAALDEGQSLLQSVREPLAKGGGRSLSQDQLDNQTTVQRLLAQLNETEAAFDEFWAKHQQKLQQCLQLRHFEQDFREVKASLDALAQKIATFTDVGNSLAHAGHLLKDLTSFEEKSSVSVERALALALEGEKLIDSRHYAVDSIRPKCHELQHLCNQFAAEVERRRGLLSKSLELHSLLEASMKWCDEGIYLLASQPVDKCQSQEGAEAALQEIEKFLETGAENKIQELDRIYQDYEPVLTTDLMEHVQKVYQKQEGTEEMFHRRQASLKKLAAKQTRPVQPVAPRPEALTKSPCPSPGSRRGSENSPEGSMLRRGPYRRAKSEVTESRQGRGSSTGDEEESLAILRRHVMNELLDTERVYVEELLCVLEGYAAELDNPLMAHLVSPGLQNKKDILFGNMEEIYHFHNRIFLRELENYTDCPELVGRCFLERMEEFQIYEKYCQNKPRSESLWRQCSDCPFFQECQRKLDHKLSLDSYLLKPVQRITKYQLLLKEMLKYSKSCEGAEDLQEALSSILGILKAVNDSMHLIAITGYDGNLSDLGRLLMQGSFSVWTDHKKGHTKVKDLARFKPMQRHLFLHEKAVLFCKKREENGEGYEKAPSYSYKQSLNMAAVGITENVKGDVRKFEIWYNAREEVYIIQAPTVEIKAAWVSEIRKVLTSQLQACREASQHRALEQSQSLPLPTPPSTSPSKGNTRNIKKLEERKTDPLSLEGYVSSTPLPKPPEKGRASPTSPGKKAKRHEVKSDPTPFGLRGWSKTSHPSEAPEDDGWSSAEELINSSDAEEEGRVGPRKLVPGKYTVVLGDEKESPEALAVRSGDVVEVVQEGDEGLWYVRNLTSSKESWVPASSLSTLLGTSGSAQCLSSSGKTPVPCWLRLEPAGSAASSSGVQTRSRSRSRLVFPQSPVQAPPC; encoded by the exons CTTGCAAGATGCTGGCATTGGGTTCATCCTGGTCATAGACAGAAGGCAGGACAAATGGACGTCGGTGAAGGCGTCGGTCCTGCGAATAGCC GCGTCCTTCCCGGCAAACCTCCAGCTCGTCCTTGTCCTGCGCCCAGCGGGGTTTTTCCAAAGGACCCTCTCTGACCTCGCTTTCAAATTCAACAGAGATGACTTTAAGATGAAGGTGCCG GTCATAATGCTGAGCTCAGTGCCAGAGTTACACGGTTACATTGACAAGTCCCAACTGACTGAGGACCTGGGCGGGACCCTGGACTACTGCCACACGAGGTGGCTGTGTCACCGCACG gcGATCGAAAGCTTCGCCCTCATGGTCAAGCAGACTGCTCAGATGCTGCAGTCCTTCGGGACCGAGCTGGCCGAAACGGAGCTGCCCAATGACGTCCAGTCGACAAGCTCGGTGCTCTGCGCTCACACGGAGAAGAAGGACAAAGCGAAG GAGGACATGAGGGCGGCCCTGGACGAGGGACAGAGCCTCCTGCAAAGCGTCAGAGAGCCCCTGGCCAAGGGCGGGGGGCGGAGCCTGAGCCAGGACCAGCTGGACAATCAGACCACCGTGCAGAG gCTCCTGGCCCAGCTGAACGAGACCGAGGCCGCCTTCGATGAGTTCTGGGCAAAGCACCAGCAAAAGCTCCAGCAGTGTCTGCAGCTCCGGCACTTTGAGCAGGACTTCCGAGAG GTCAAAGCCTCCTTAGACGCGCTGGCCCAGAAGATAGCGACCTTCACGGATGTGGGCAACAGCCTGGCACACGCAGGGCATCTCCTGAAGGACCTCACCAGCTTCGAGGAGAAGTCCAGC GTGTCTGTAGAGCGGGCCCTCGCACTGGCCCTGGAGGGTGAGAAGCTCATTGACAGCAGGCACTACGCTGTGGACTCCATCCGCCCCAAATGCCATGAGCTCCAGCACCTGTGCAACCAGTTCGCGGCAGAGGTcgagaggaggagggggctgctCAGCAAGTCCCTGGAGCTGCACAGCCTCCTGGAGGCG TCCATGAAGTGGTGTGATGAGGGAATCTACCTGCTGGCCTCACAGCCTGTGGACAAGTGTCAGTCCCAGGAGGGTGCTGAGGCGGCCCTCCAGGAAATTGAGAAGTTTCTGGAGACTGGCGCAGAAAACAAGATCCAAGAGCTCGACAGAATCTACCAGGACTATGAACCCGTCCTCACCACAGACCTGATG GAGCACGTGCAGAAGGTCTACCAGAAGCAGGAGGGCACGGAGGAGATGTTCCACCGGAGACAGGCCAGCCTGAAGAAGCTGGCGGCCAAGCAGACACGGCCCGTGCAGCCAGTGGCCCCCCGGCCAGAGGCACTCACAAagtcaccctgcccctccccag GCAGCCGGAGAGGCTCTGAGAACAGTCCTGAGGGCAGCATGCTCCGGAGAGGGCCCTACAGGAGGGCCAAG AGCGAAGTCACTGAGAGCCGGCAGGGCCGCGGCAGCTCCACAGGCGACGAGGAGGAGAGCCTGGCCATCTTGCGGAG GCATGTGATGAATGAGCTCTTGGACACGGAACGGGTGTACGTGGAAGAGCTGCTCTGTGTCCTGGAG GGCTATGCCGCCGAGCTGGACAACCCGCTGATGGCGCACCTCGTCTCACCCGGCCTCCAAAACAAGAAGGACATTTTGTTTGGAAACATGGAAGAGATTTACCACTTTCACAACAG AATATTCCTGAGGGAGCTGGAAAACTACACTGACTGCCCAGAGCTGGTTGGAAGGTGTTTTCTGGAACGG ATGGAAGAGTTCCAGATCTACGAGAAGTATTGCCAGAACAAGCCTCGCTCTGAGAGCCTGTGGAGACAGTGCTCCGACTGCCCATTTTTCCAG GAATGCCAGAGGAAGCTGGACCACAAGCTGAGTCTCGACTCCTACCTGCTGAAGCCAGTGCAGAGAATCACCAAGTACCAGCTGCTGCTCAAG GAGATGCTCAAATACAGCAAGAGCTGCGAGGGGGCTGAGGACCTGCAGGAGGCACTGAGCTCCATCCTGGGCATCCTCAAGGCCGTGAACGACTCCATGCACCTGATCGCCATCACCGGCTATGAC GGGAACCTGAGTGACCTGGGGAGGCTGCTGATGCAAGGCTCCTTCAGCGTGTGGACAGACCACAAGAAGGGCCACACGAAGGTGAAGGACCTGGCCAGGTTCAAGCCCATGCAGCGGCACCTCTTCCTGCACGAGAAGGCCGTGCTCTTCTgcaagaagagggaggaaaacgGGGAGGGCTACGAGAAGGCCCCTTCCTACAGCTACAAGCAGTCCCTGAAC ATGGCGGCAGTGGGCATAACCGAGAATGTGAAGGGCGACGTGAGAAAGTTCGAGATCTGGTACAACGCCCGGGAGGAGGTGTACATCATACAG GCACCAACGGTGGAGATTAAAGCAGCCTGGGTGAGTGAGATCCGCAAGGTGCTGACCAGCCAGCTGCAGGCTTGCAGAG AAGCCAGCCAGCACCGAGCACTGGAACAGTCCCAGAGCCTTCCTCTGCCCACGCCACCCAGCACCAG TCCCTCGAAAGGGAACACAAGAAACATCAAAaagctggaggaaagaaaaaccGACCCCCTAAGCCTGGAAGGATACGTGAGCTCCACGCCGTTGCCGAAGCCCCCCGAGAAGGGCAGAG CTTCTCCTACCAGTCCTGGCAAAAAAGCTAAGCGACACGAAGTAAAGAGCGATCCAACGCCTTTTGGTTTACGAG GTTGGAGCAAAACGTCTCACCCCTCAGAGGCCCCTGAGGACGACGGCTGGTCGAGTGCTGAGGAGCTGATCAATTCCTCGGATgcggaggaggagggcagagtggGCCCCAGGAAGCTG GTTCCAGGGAAGTACACGGTTGTGCTGGGCGATGAGAAGGAAAGCCCTGAAGCGCTTGCCGTGAGAAGCGGAGACGTGGTGGAGGTGGTCCAGGAGGGTGACGAGGGCCTTTG GTATGTCAGGAACCTGACCTCCAGCAAGGAGAGCTGGGTGCCGGCCAGCAGCCTCTCCACGCTCCTCGGCACGTCAGGCTCAGCTCAGTGCCTGAGCAGCTCAGGTAAGACCCCCGTGCCGTGCTGGCTGCGACTCGAGCCCGCGGGGTCCGCGGCCTCGAGCTCGGGCGTGCAGACGCGAAGCCGCAGCCGTTCTCGCCTGGTTTTCCCGCAGAGTCCAGTGCAGGCTCCGCCCTGCTGA
- the MCF2L gene encoding guanine nucleotide exchange factor DBS isoform X4: MTLSRISLLSQDISGLWLLLKTSTDEIMHQDITPLCAADIQDQLKKRFAYLSGGRGQDGSPVITFPDYPAFSDVPDKEFQNVMTYLTSIPSLQDAGIGFILVIDRRQDKWTSVKASVLRIAASFPANLQLVLVLRPAGFFQRTLSDLAFKFNRDDFKMKVPVIMLSSVPELHGYIDKSQLTEDLGGTLDYCHTRWLCHRTAIESFALMVKQTAQMLQSFGTELAETELPNDVQSTSSVLCAHTEKKDKAKEDMRAALDEGQSLLQSVREPLAKGGGRSLSQDQLDNQTTVQRLLAQLNETEAAFDEFWAKHQQKLQQCLQLRHFEQDFREVKASLDALAQKIATFTDVGNSLAHAGHLLKDLTSFEEKSSVSVERALALALEGEKLIDSRHYAVDSIRPKCHELQHLCNQFAAEVERRRGLLSKSLELHSLLEASMKWCDEGIYLLASQPVDKCQSQEGAEAALQEIEKFLETGAENKIQELDRIYQDYEPVLTTDLMEHVQKVYQKQEGTEEMFHRRQASLKKLAAKQTRPVQPVAPRPEALTKSPCPSPGSRRGSENSPEGSMLRRGPYRRAKSEVTESRQGRGSSTGDEEESLAILRRHVMNELLDTERVYVEELLCVLEGYAAELDNPLMAHLVSPGLQNKKDILFGNMEEIYHFHNRIFLRELENYTDCPELVGRCFLERMEEFQIYEKYCQNKPRSESLWRQCSDCPFFQECQRKLDHKLSLDSYLLKPVQRITKYQLLLKEMLKYSKSCEGAEDLQEALSSILGILKAVNDSMHLIAITGYDGNLSDLGRLLMQGSFSVWTDHKKGHTKVKDLARFKPMQRHLFLHEKAVLFCKKREENGEGYEKAPSYSYKQSLNMAAVGITENVKGDVRKFEIWYNAREEVYIIQAPTVEIKAAWVSEIRKVLTSQLQACREASQHRALEQSQSLPLPTPPSTSPSKGNTRNIKKLEERKTDPLSLEGYVSSTPLPKPPEKGRASPTSPGKKAKRHEVKSDPTPFGLRGWSKTSHPSEAPEDDGWSSAEELINSSDAEEEGRVGPRKLVPGKYTVVLGDEKESPEALAVRSGDVVEVVQEGDEGLWYVRNLTSSKESWVPASSLSTLLGTSGSAQCLSSSGKTPVPCWLRLEPAGSAASSSGVQTRSRSRSRLVFPQSPVQAPPC; encoded by the exons CTTGCAAGATGCTGGCATTGGGTTCATCCTGGTCATAGACAGAAGGCAGGACAAATGGACGTCGGTGAAGGCGTCGGTCCTGCGAATAGCC GCGTCCTTCCCGGCAAACCTCCAGCTCGTCCTTGTCCTGCGCCCAGCGGGGTTTTTCCAAAGGACCCTCTCTGACCTCGCTTTCAAATTCAACAGAGATGACTTTAAGATGAAGGTGCCG GTCATAATGCTGAGCTCAGTGCCAGAGTTACACGGTTACATTGACAAGTCCCAACTGACTGAGGACCTGGGCGGGACCCTGGACTACTGCCACACGAGGTGGCTGTGTCACCGCACG gcGATCGAAAGCTTCGCCCTCATGGTCAAGCAGACTGCTCAGATGCTGCAGTCCTTCGGGACCGAGCTGGCCGAAACGGAGCTGCCCAATGACGTCCAGTCGACAAGCTCGGTGCTCTGCGCTCACACGGAGAAGAAGGACAAAGCGAAG GAGGACATGAGGGCGGCCCTGGACGAGGGACAGAGCCTCCTGCAAAGCGTCAGAGAGCCCCTGGCCAAGGGCGGGGGGCGGAGCCTGAGCCAGGACCAGCTGGACAATCAGACCACCGTGCAGAG gCTCCTGGCCCAGCTGAACGAGACCGAGGCCGCCTTCGATGAGTTCTGGGCAAAGCACCAGCAAAAGCTCCAGCAGTGTCTGCAGCTCCGGCACTTTGAGCAGGACTTCCGAGAG GTCAAAGCCTCCTTAGACGCGCTGGCCCAGAAGATAGCGACCTTCACGGATGTGGGCAACAGCCTGGCACACGCAGGGCATCTCCTGAAGGACCTCACCAGCTTCGAGGAGAAGTCCAGC GTGTCTGTAGAGCGGGCCCTCGCACTGGCCCTGGAGGGTGAGAAGCTCATTGACAGCAGGCACTACGCTGTGGACTCCATCCGCCCCAAATGCCATGAGCTCCAGCACCTGTGCAACCAGTTCGCGGCAGAGGTcgagaggaggagggggctgctCAGCAAGTCCCTGGAGCTGCACAGCCTCCTGGAGGCG TCCATGAAGTGGTGTGATGAGGGAATCTACCTGCTGGCCTCACAGCCTGTGGACAAGTGTCAGTCCCAGGAGGGTGCTGAGGCGGCCCTCCAGGAAATTGAGAAGTTTCTGGAGACTGGCGCAGAAAACAAGATCCAAGAGCTCGACAGAATCTACCAGGACTATGAACCCGTCCTCACCACAGACCTGATG GAGCACGTGCAGAAGGTCTACCAGAAGCAGGAGGGCACGGAGGAGATGTTCCACCGGAGACAGGCCAGCCTGAAGAAGCTGGCGGCCAAGCAGACACGGCCCGTGCAGCCAGTGGCCCCCCGGCCAGAGGCACTCACAAagtcaccctgcccctccccag GCAGCCGGAGAGGCTCTGAGAACAGTCCTGAGGGCAGCATGCTCCGGAGAGGGCCCTACAGGAGGGCCAAG AGCGAAGTCACTGAGAGCCGGCAGGGCCGCGGCAGCTCCACAGGCGACGAGGAGGAGAGCCTGGCCATCTTGCGGAG GCATGTGATGAATGAGCTCTTGGACACGGAACGGGTGTACGTGGAAGAGCTGCTCTGTGTCCTGGAG GGCTATGCCGCCGAGCTGGACAACCCGCTGATGGCGCACCTCGTCTCACCCGGCCTCCAAAACAAGAAGGACATTTTGTTTGGAAACATGGAAGAGATTTACCACTTTCACAACAG AATATTCCTGAGGGAGCTGGAAAACTACACTGACTGCCCAGAGCTGGTTGGAAGGTGTTTTCTGGAACGG ATGGAAGAGTTCCAGATCTACGAGAAGTATTGCCAGAACAAGCCTCGCTCTGAGAGCCTGTGGAGACAGTGCTCCGACTGCCCATTTTTCCAG GAATGCCAGAGGAAGCTGGACCACAAGCTGAGTCTCGACTCCTACCTGCTGAAGCCAGTGCAGAGAATCACCAAGTACCAGCTGCTGCTCAAG GAGATGCTCAAATACAGCAAGAGCTGCGAGGGGGCTGAGGACCTGCAGGAGGCACTGAGCTCCATCCTGGGCATCCTCAAGGCCGTGAACGACTCCATGCACCTGATCGCCATCACCGGCTATGAC GGGAACCTGAGTGACCTGGGGAGGCTGCTGATGCAAGGCTCCTTCAGCGTGTGGACAGACCACAAGAAGGGCCACACGAAGGTGAAGGACCTGGCCAGGTTCAAGCCCATGCAGCGGCACCTCTTCCTGCACGAGAAGGCCGTGCTCTTCTgcaagaagagggaggaaaacgGGGAGGGCTACGAGAAGGCCCCTTCCTACAGCTACAAGCAGTCCCTGAAC ATGGCGGCAGTGGGCATAACCGAGAATGTGAAGGGCGACGTGAGAAAGTTCGAGATCTGGTACAACGCCCGGGAGGAGGTGTACATCATACAG GCACCAACGGTGGAGATTAAAGCAGCCTGGGTGAGTGAGATCCGCAAGGTGCTGACCAGCCAGCTGCAGGCTTGCAGAG AAGCCAGCCAGCACCGAGCACTGGAACAGTCCCAGAGCCTTCCTCTGCCCACGCCACCCAGCACCAG TCCCTCGAAAGGGAACACAAGAAACATCAAAaagctggaggaaagaaaaaccGACCCCCTAAGCCTGGAAGGATACGTGAGCTCCACGCCGTTGCCGAAGCCCCCCGAGAAGGGCAGAG CTTCTCCTACCAGTCCTGGCAAAAAAGCTAAGCGACACGAAGTAAAGAGCGATCCAACGCCTTTTGGTTTACGAG GTTGGAGCAAAACGTCTCACCCCTCAGAGGCCCCTGAGGACGACGGCTGGTCGAGTGCTGAGGAGCTGATCAATTCCTCGGATgcggaggaggagggcagagtggGCCCCAGGAAGCTG GTTCCAGGGAAGTACACGGTTGTGCTGGGCGATGAGAAGGAAAGCCCTGAAGCGCTTGCCGTGAGAAGCGGAGACGTGGTGGAGGTGGTCCAGGAGGGTGACGAGGGCCTTTG GTATGTCAGGAACCTGACCTCCAGCAAGGAGAGCTGGGTGCCGGCCAGCAGCCTCTCCACGCTCCTCGGCACGTCAGGCTCAGCTCAGTGCCTGAGCAGCTCAGGTAAGACCCCCGTGCCGTGCTGGCTGCGACTCGAGCCCGCGGGGTCCGCGGCCTCGAGCTCGGGCGTGCAGACGCGAAGCCGCAGCCGTTCTCGCCTGGTTTTCCCGCAGAGTCCAGTGCAGGCTCCGCCCTGCTGA